GTATCCGGGCCGAGCCCCCACTGCCGCTCCAACCACAGCGACTGCGGGCGCGCCGCTCCGGCATCCAGCTCGAGCCCGGCCCCCCACCAGCGGCCGCCGGCCTCCCACTTCAGCTCGATCCCGCCCGGAAACGCCGTATCCGGGCGCACCATCACGAGCCACGCCCCCGACGCCTCCGCCGCGACGGGGGCCGCCAGCAGCCACAGCACGGACAGGCCTCCTGCTGCGAACACCTTCGCCATCCCGAGGAAGTGCCTTGCCACGAAGCTTCCCCCCACCGCCGTCACCATTGATTGCCGTAAGCGTACATTCCTTCCCGAATGGTAATACGAGAGGACGACCGGGTACACTATGGGGGCAATAGTTTTCGCCTGTACCCGATAGGGGGAGCGTGACACCGTGCCGCCCTATCTTTGCGATGACTGCAAGTACGACTACGGCGACGCCTGCCGCCGTCCCGAACGTCCCAACGCTCGCTCCTGCCCCGACTTCTCGCCCCGGGACGCCGTCAAGGCGCAATACGTCCAGCCCCAGTCCGCCCGGGAGTTCCTCGCGGGCATCCCGGTGGTGACGCGAGGCGACCACCCGGAGATCCGGCAGGCGGCCCGTCAACGCCTGGCACGAGGGCTTTTTGCGGCCGTGGCAGTGCTCGGCGTCGTGGGCGCTCTGGTGGCCTCCCTGCTCCGCTGAGCGCCGGCCGGGCCGTACGGCTCTGGTCCGTACGGCCCGGGCTGCTTGCGCCGGTGGCGACCTTCCCCTACGCTGTAAGTTCAGGGAGTGGTGGAAGTGTCGCTGCTGTTTTCTCCGGTGCGCCTTCGCGACGTCGAACTCCGCAACCGCATCGTCATGTCGCCCATGTGCCAGTACTCGGCGCAGGAGGACGGCTGCGCAACGGACTGGCACCTGGTGCACTACGGAAGCCGCGCCACCGGCGGCGCCGGGCTCATCCTGCTCGAGGCCACCGCCGTCGAACCCCGCGGCCGCATCAGCCCGCAGGATCTCGGCCTCTACGACCCGTCTCAGCTTCCCGGCCTGAGCCGCATCGTGCAGTTCATCCACAGCCAGGGGGCGGCCGCGGGCATCCAGATCGCCCACGCCGGGGCCAAGGCGTTCTCGGCCGCCAAGGGTCGAGGCCCCCAGCACCCGGTGGGGCCCAGCGCTCTACCGTTCAGCGACGGCTGGGTCACACCTCAAGCCCTCGACGCCGCGGAACTGGCGAAGGTGCGCCAGGCGTTCGTGCGGGCGGCCACCTGGGCGGCACAACTCGGCTTCGACGTCGTCGAGGTCCACGCGGCCCACGGGTATCTGCTGCACGAGTTCCTCTCCCCGCTCACCAACCGCCGAACCGATGAGTACGGCGGAACGCTTGCCAACCGCATGCGGTTCGTCGTGGACGTGGTGTCGGCCGTTCGCAAGGCGTGGCCCGCCAGCCGGCCGCTGTTCGTGCGGCTCTCCACGACCGACTGGGTAGCCGAGGGCTTCGACGTGGAGCAGGCCATCGCCGTGGCCCGCGCTCTCAAAGAGGTGGGGGTCGACGTCATCGACTGCTCCTCGGGCGGGATGAGCGGGGCCCAGGCGCCGGCGTCCCCCGGCTACCAGCTCGAAAACGCCCGCCGCATCCGCCACGAGGCCGGCATTGCCACCACCGCCCTCGGGCTCATCACCACGCCCGAGCACGCCGAATCGGCTCTGCAGCGGGGCGACGCCGACCTGGTGGTCCTGGGCAGGGAACTCCTGCGCAACCCCTACTGGCCGCTGCAGGCCGCCACCGCCTTGGGCGACGAGCCGCCCTGGCCCCGGCAATACCTGCGGGCGCGGCGCTAGCCCGCATCTTGACACCGGTTCCCCGGGAAAGATTACTCCTGCCAA
The Bacillota bacterium genome window above contains:
- a CDS encoding NADH:flavin oxidoreductase/NADH oxidase; the protein is MSLLFSPVRLRDVELRNRIVMSPMCQYSAQEDGCATDWHLVHYGSRATGGAGLILLEATAVEPRGRISPQDLGLYDPSQLPGLSRIVQFIHSQGAAAGIQIAHAGAKAFSAAKGRGPQHPVGPSALPFSDGWVTPQALDAAELAKVRQAFVRAATWAAQLGFDVVEVHAAHGYLLHEFLSPLTNRRTDEYGGTLANRMRFVVDVVSAVRKAWPASRPLFVRLSTTDWVAEGFDVEQAIAVARALKEVGVDVIDCSSGGMSGAQAPASPGYQLENARRIRHEAGIATTALGLITTPEHAESALQRGDADLVVLGRELLRNPYWPLQAATALGDEPPWPRQYLRARR